The proteins below come from a single Bactrocera dorsalis isolate Fly_Bdor chromosome 5, ASM2337382v1, whole genome shotgun sequence genomic window:
- the LOC105229072 gene encoding immediate early response 3-interacting protein 1, translating into MFTLWTLVEASLLCLNAVCVLHEERFLAKFGWGAQGSNMQEFGQPTAKAQILNLVRSIRTVAKIPLIFLNVLAILIKLILG; encoded by the exons ATGTTTACCTTATGGACACTTGTGGAGGCCTCTTTACTATGCCTAAATGCAGTATGTGTATTACACGAGGAACGCTTTTTGGCCAAGT TTGGTTGGGGTGCACAAGGCTCTAATATGCAGGAATTCGGACAGCCCACAGCGAAAGCTCAAATCTTAAATTTGGTTAGGTCCATTCGCACTGTCGCAAAGA taCCACTTATATTCCTTAATGTGCTTGCGATATTAATAAAGCTGATACTTGGATAA
- the LOC105229073 gene encoding zinc finger protein 883 translates to MAELHTDKILMEIYKERKTFVNFFDSIIGFLIRNTSFGLIPIPDRTRLQEYIFKTFSAYDPVIETNPSVENVATEGLTVVRDERNEDVVPKTNFKSGIVSDNLYRKGNNSFNNSEESDSTQFNISRPEEQCSEQHTKKFRTILPKTEKEVDTNTSASIQILNSAKLKNRSKRVYNCGECSDKFTAFRQLKAHENLHINQTDLGISICKYCCSLYANAETLEKHINESHMDGRYVCVPCAKLYKSRGLLLKHVLSNVHTASALLYYCSLCPRSEKVPTEFVSRASLQQHYQETHLLMPVNQDEDDVKIEMNEEFLDEFLLSNVNENSFNFSECWDALDLNLPDMLHLTNTDEKCTDTKDSTVLNSQLCFKCPKCFEGFLNQKTLLQHIAHKHELPVLICNKCDASFKDYTQLIHHKSIHHVQSGIERTVTGKLLKCEICDKIFRSNAALNYHVKTHLRIFLDAPHECPYCRKTFYTDTNLKQHIRVVHSQIKRHTCELCDKPFATLDHLKKHVLSQHQNERKHICHICAKSFTQLCHLKQHLAIHTTGKTHQCLKCEEKFWRKIDVQRHMLKKHT, encoded by the exons ATGGCGGAGCTACATAcagataaaattttaatggaaatatACAAGGAGCGAAaaacatttgtaaatttttttgacagcATTATTGGTTTCCTGATTCGCAA TACTAGTTTTGGCTTAATACCAATTCCGGACAGGACACGCTTACAAGAATatatattcaaaacattctcgGCTTATGATCCTGTAATAGAAACAAATCCGAGTGTAGAAAATGTGGCTACAGAGGGCTTAACAGTGGTGAGAGACGAAAGGAATGAAGATGTTGtcccaaaaacaaatttcaaaagtgGTATCGTTTCCGACAATTTATATCGTAAAggaaataattctttcaataACTCGGAAGAATCCGATAGCACACAGTTTAACATTTCCAGGCCTGAAGAGCAATGTTCCGAACAACATACCAAGAAGTTTCGCacaattcttccaaaaacgGAGAAAGAAGTTGACACTAACACTTCGGCAAGTATTCAAATACTTAATTCTGCGAAATTAAAAAACCGTTCCAAGCGTGTGTATAATTGCGGAGAATGCTCGGACAAATTTACTGCGTTTCGTCAGCTAAAAGCGCACGAAAATCTCCATATAAACCAAACTGATTTAGGAATAAGCATTTGTAAATACTGTTGTAGCTTATATGCTAATGCAGAGACTTTGGAGAAGCATATTAATGAATCTCATATGGATGGCCGATATGTTTGTGTACCATGtgcaaaattatacaaaagtcGTGGGCTATTGCTAAAGCACGTACTTTCCAATGTGCACACTGCCAGTGCATTATTATATTACTGTAGCCTATGTCCCCGTTCCGAAAAAGTGCCTACAGAATTTGTCTCACGAGCTTCCTTACAACAACACTATCAAGAAACACATTTGCTCATGCCAGTGAATCAGGATGAAGATGATgtgaaaattgaaatgaatgagGAATTTCTTGATGAATTTCTCTTGAGCAATGTCAATGagaattcatttaatttttccgAATGTTGGGATGCTTTAGACCTAAATTTGCCAGATATGTTACATTTAACGAATACGGATGAAAAATGTACTGATACTAAGGATAGTACGGTTTTAAATTCTCAATTGTGTTTTAAATGTCCAAAATGTTTTGAAGGGTTCTTAAATCAGAAAACTCTGTTACAACATATTGCCCACAAACATGAACTGCCGGTATTAATATGCAATAAATGTGACGCTAGCTTCAAGGATTATACACAACTGATCCATCATAAGAGTATACACCATGTTCAAAGCGGTATTGAACGAACCGTAACGGGAAAATTGCTGAAATGTGAAATATGTGATAAAATATTTCGTAGCAATGCAGCATTAAACTATCACGTAAAAACTCATTTACGCATCTTTTTAGATGCTCCACACGAATGTCCATATTGTAGAAAAACTTTTTACACTGATACTAATTTGAAACAACACATACGTGTAGTACATTCGCAAATAAAACGACACACCTGTGAACTCTGTGATAAGCCATTCGCGACACTCGATCATTTGAAGAAACATGTGCTGAGTCAACATCAAAACGAACGTAAGCATATTTGTCACATTTGTGCGAAATCCTTTACACAACTGTGTCATCTGAAACAGCATCTGGCCATCCACACCACTGGGAAGACGCATCAATGTTTGAAGTGCGAAGAGAAGTTTTGGCGGAAGATCGACGTTCAGCGCCACATGCTAAAAAAGCACACATAA
- the LOC105229075 gene encoding 2-aminoadipate transaminase isoform X3, translating to MALVNVDRKLKHLFDGSDWNVYDENVLNLGVGAPGPDLLQNCCDIFEAATKHRLKHEKQSNLSYLFQYGPTSGSVEIRNAIAEYFSSLYVDDPVKSEDLIITTGASQGLHFVLSTLLDLNGVIFVDEVTYMIALDTMKQFTTLTIVPLKLNDDGVDVKELEKIVQEKRFQSKSKTFWAMYYTIPTYHNPTGILFSEAVCQELANLARQYDFLILCDDVYNILNYTSSKPTKRLFAYDNGPGNIISNGSFAKLIGPGVRVGWLEVPARLKPILENSGILNSGGCFNNYTSGILVSLFELKLAQEHIAIVKRAYKERMLAACEILEKNLPVSCKWIKPSGGYFIWISLPTNTDAGKLLQTCLQDEKIFFIIGSRFAYKPMVANNCLRLSISFHKKDKLVDGVTRFCAVVKRFLEEPKK from the exons ATGGCGCTTGTCAATGTCGATCGCAAGCTAAAACATTTGTTTGATGGTAGCGACTGGAATGTTTATGACGAAAACGTCCTTAATTTGGGCGTAGGTGCTCCAGGTCCAGATTTATTGCAGAACTGCTGTGATATTTTTGAAGCAGCTACAAAGCATAGACTA AAACAtgaaaaacaaagcaatttaTCTTATCTTTTCCAATACGGGCCCACTAGTGGATCAGTAGAAATACGAAATGCTATCGCAGAATACTTCAGTTCTCTATATGTTGATGATCCCGTAAaaag TGAGGATCTTATTATAACAACTGGTGCATCTCAAGGACTACATTTTGTCTTATCAACTCTGCTTGATTTAAATGGTGTAATTTTTGTTGACGAAGTTACTTATATGATTGCATTGGATACTATGAAACAATTCACAACTCTTACCATCGTACCGT taaaaCTTAATGACGATGGAGTTGATGTGAAAGAACTTGAAAAAATAGTACAGGAAAAACGGTTTCAATCAAAATCTAAAACATTCTGGGCAATGTACTACACCATTCCAACTTATCACAATCCAACTGGTATACTTTTTTCTGAAG ctgTTTGCCAAGAGCTTGCGAATTTAGCTAGACAATATGACTTCTTAATACTATGTGACGACGTTTATAATATCCTAAATTACACAAGTTCGAAGCCAACGAAGCGCTTATTTGCCTACGATAATGGCCCAGGGAATATAATTTCAAATGGAAGCTTCGCAAAACTAATTGGACCAGGCGTTCGAGTAGGTTGGTTGGAGGTACCTGCCCGATTAAAACCAATTTTAGAAAATTC TGGTATCTTGAATAGTGGAGGCTGCTTTAATAATTATACATCAGGCATATTAGTCAgtctttttgaattaaaattggcGCAAGAACATATTGCCATTGTGAAGCGTGCTTATAAAGAACGCATGTTGGCAGCTTGTgaaatacttgaaaaaaatttgcctGTCAGTTGCAAATGGATTAAACCTTCGGGAGGATATTTCATTTGGATTTCTCTACCAACGAATACAGATGCTGGGAAACTTTTACAAACATGCTTGcaagatgagaaaatattttttattatcggTTCTCGTTTTGCTTACAAACCTATGGTAGCAAATAATTGTTTGCGTTTATCTATTTCATTTCACAAGAAGGATAAATTAGTTGACGGTGTCACACGCTTCTGTGCAGTGGTCAAACGTTTTTTGGAAGAacccaaaaaatga
- the LOC105229075 gene encoding 2-aminoadipate transaminase isoform X2, with product MRDKVRLLNDKYIHIKTQTPKVIVSDSPSFDVIRGEMALVNVDRKLKHLFDGSDWNVYDENVLNLGVGAPGPDLLQNCCDIFEAATKHRLKHEKQSNLSYLFQYGPTSGSVEIRNAIAEYFSSLYVDDPVKSEDLIITTGASQGLHFVLSTLLDLNGVIFVDEVTYMIALDTMKQFTTLTIVPLKLNDDGVDVKELEKIVQEKRFQSKSKTFWAMYYTIPTYHNPTGILFSEAVCQELANLARQYDFLILCDDVYNILNYTSSKPTKRLFAYDNGPGNIISNGSFAKLIGPGVRVGWLEVPARLKPILENSGILNSGGCFNNYTSGILVSLFELKLAQEHIAIVKRAYKERMLAACEILEKNLPVSCKWIKPSGGYFIWISLPTNTDAGKLLQTCLQDEKIFFIIGSRFAYKPMVANNCLRLSISFHKKDKLVDGVTRFCAVVKRFLEEPKK from the exons ATGCGCGATAAAGTAAGATTGTTAAAcgacaagtatatacatat CAAAACGCAAACACCAAAAGTAATAGTCAGTGATTCTCCTTCATTTGATGTAATTAGAGGTGAAATGGCGCTTGTCAATGTCGATCGCAAGCTAAAACATTTGTTTGATGGTAGCGACTGGAATGTTTATGACGAAAACGTCCTTAATTTGGGCGTAGGTGCTCCAGGTCCAGATTTATTGCAGAACTGCTGTGATATTTTTGAAGCAGCTACAAAGCATAGACTA AAACAtgaaaaacaaagcaatttaTCTTATCTTTTCCAATACGGGCCCACTAGTGGATCAGTAGAAATACGAAATGCTATCGCAGAATACTTCAGTTCTCTATATGTTGATGATCCCGTAAaaag TGAGGATCTTATTATAACAACTGGTGCATCTCAAGGACTACATTTTGTCTTATCAACTCTGCTTGATTTAAATGGTGTAATTTTTGTTGACGAAGTTACTTATATGATTGCATTGGATACTATGAAACAATTCACAACTCTTACCATCGTACCGT taaaaCTTAATGACGATGGAGTTGATGTGAAAGAACTTGAAAAAATAGTACAGGAAAAACGGTTTCAATCAAAATCTAAAACATTCTGGGCAATGTACTACACCATTCCAACTTATCACAATCCAACTGGTATACTTTTTTCTGAAG ctgTTTGCCAAGAGCTTGCGAATTTAGCTAGACAATATGACTTCTTAATACTATGTGACGACGTTTATAATATCCTAAATTACACAAGTTCGAAGCCAACGAAGCGCTTATTTGCCTACGATAATGGCCCAGGGAATATAATTTCAAATGGAAGCTTCGCAAAACTAATTGGACCAGGCGTTCGAGTAGGTTGGTTGGAGGTACCTGCCCGATTAAAACCAATTTTAGAAAATTC TGGTATCTTGAATAGTGGAGGCTGCTTTAATAATTATACATCAGGCATATTAGTCAgtctttttgaattaaaattggcGCAAGAACATATTGCCATTGTGAAGCGTGCTTATAAAGAACGCATGTTGGCAGCTTGTgaaatacttgaaaaaaatttgcctGTCAGTTGCAAATGGATTAAACCTTCGGGAGGATATTTCATTTGGATTTCTCTACCAACGAATACAGATGCTGGGAAACTTTTACAAACATGCTTGcaagatgagaaaatattttttattatcggTTCTCGTTTTGCTTACAAACCTATGGTAGCAAATAATTGTTTGCGTTTATCTATTTCATTTCACAAGAAGGATAAATTAGTTGACGGTGTCACACGCTTCTGTGCAGTGGTCAAACGTTTTTTGGAAGAacccaaaaaatga
- the LOC105229075 gene encoding 2-aminoadipate transaminase isoform X1 — MCSRFLCTTLLRLRLNVKNRNIKSAKYFATGLGKHSYNQATNPLCAINKTQTPKVIVSDSPSFDVIRGEMALVNVDRKLKHLFDGSDWNVYDENVLNLGVGAPGPDLLQNCCDIFEAATKHRLKHEKQSNLSYLFQYGPTSGSVEIRNAIAEYFSSLYVDDPVKSEDLIITTGASQGLHFVLSTLLDLNGVIFVDEVTYMIALDTMKQFTTLTIVPLKLNDDGVDVKELEKIVQEKRFQSKSKTFWAMYYTIPTYHNPTGILFSEAVCQELANLARQYDFLILCDDVYNILNYTSSKPTKRLFAYDNGPGNIISNGSFAKLIGPGVRVGWLEVPARLKPILENSGILNSGGCFNNYTSGILVSLFELKLAQEHIAIVKRAYKERMLAACEILEKNLPVSCKWIKPSGGYFIWISLPTNTDAGKLLQTCLQDEKIFFIIGSRFAYKPMVANNCLRLSISFHKKDKLVDGVTRFCAVVKRFLEEPKK, encoded by the exons aTGTGCTCTAGATTTTTGTGCACAACTCTTCTTCGGTTAAGACTAAAcgttaaaaatagaaatataaagtCAGCAAAATATTTTGCCACTGGGCTTGGGAAACATTCATATAATCAAGCAACTAATCCGCTATGCGCGATAAA CAAAACGCAAACACCAAAAGTAATAGTCAGTGATTCTCCTTCATTTGATGTAATTAGAGGTGAAATGGCGCTTGTCAATGTCGATCGCAAGCTAAAACATTTGTTTGATGGTAGCGACTGGAATGTTTATGACGAAAACGTCCTTAATTTGGGCGTAGGTGCTCCAGGTCCAGATTTATTGCAGAACTGCTGTGATATTTTTGAAGCAGCTACAAAGCATAGACTA AAACAtgaaaaacaaagcaatttaTCTTATCTTTTCCAATACGGGCCCACTAGTGGATCAGTAGAAATACGAAATGCTATCGCAGAATACTTCAGTTCTCTATATGTTGATGATCCCGTAAaaag TGAGGATCTTATTATAACAACTGGTGCATCTCAAGGACTACATTTTGTCTTATCAACTCTGCTTGATTTAAATGGTGTAATTTTTGTTGACGAAGTTACTTATATGATTGCATTGGATACTATGAAACAATTCACAACTCTTACCATCGTACCGT taaaaCTTAATGACGATGGAGTTGATGTGAAAGAACTTGAAAAAATAGTACAGGAAAAACGGTTTCAATCAAAATCTAAAACATTCTGGGCAATGTACTACACCATTCCAACTTATCACAATCCAACTGGTATACTTTTTTCTGAAG ctgTTTGCCAAGAGCTTGCGAATTTAGCTAGACAATATGACTTCTTAATACTATGTGACGACGTTTATAATATCCTAAATTACACAAGTTCGAAGCCAACGAAGCGCTTATTTGCCTACGATAATGGCCCAGGGAATATAATTTCAAATGGAAGCTTCGCAAAACTAATTGGACCAGGCGTTCGAGTAGGTTGGTTGGAGGTACCTGCCCGATTAAAACCAATTTTAGAAAATTC TGGTATCTTGAATAGTGGAGGCTGCTTTAATAATTATACATCAGGCATATTAGTCAgtctttttgaattaaaattggcGCAAGAACATATTGCCATTGTGAAGCGTGCTTATAAAGAACGCATGTTGGCAGCTTGTgaaatacttgaaaaaaatttgcctGTCAGTTGCAAATGGATTAAACCTTCGGGAGGATATTTCATTTGGATTTCTCTACCAACGAATACAGATGCTGGGAAACTTTTACAAACATGCTTGcaagatgagaaaatattttttattatcggTTCTCGTTTTGCTTACAAACCTATGGTAGCAAATAATTGTTTGCGTTTATCTATTTCATTTCACAAGAAGGATAAATTAGTTGACGGTGTCACACGCTTCTGTGCAGTGGTCAAACGTTTTTTGGAAGAacccaaaaaatga
- the LOC105229071 gene encoding biogenesis of lysosome-related organelles complex 1 subunit 2 — MENKAEYFAEPSEPQTLQDHNALLDSPIRGPTLSTSTSSFEALDPHDPNLSKLATKMFRKTEDYISNELNAPLEDYKLLEEMNKATVAKYSDMQQIAENLSVSTNELSIKFQQLVPLMKQIDEISDTVDKLEAAAYKLDAYSIALENRVKSVLQRRVTMN; from the exons atGGAAAACAAAGCGGAATATTTTGCAGAGCCATCAGAGCCTCAAACCTTACAAGATCATAATGCATTACTTGATTCGCCTATACGTGGTCCCACTTTGTCCACAAGTACTTCAAGTTTCGAAGCTTTGGATCCTCATGATCCtaatttgagcaaattagccACGAAAATGTTTCGCAAGACGGAGGACTATATTAGTAATGAACTAAATGCTCCACTTGAAGACTACAAGCTTTTGGAGGAAATGAATAAAGCCACTGTGGCTAAATACTCAGATATGCAACAAATTGCTGAAAACCTGAGCGTATCAACAAATGAACTAAGCATAAAATTCCAACAATTg GTTCCATTAATGAAGCAAATCGACGAAATATCTGACACCGTCGACAAGTTGGAAGCTGCTGCATATAAATTGGATGCTTACAGCATAGCACTTGAAAACAGAGTAAAGTCAGTACTTCAACGAAGGGTTACTATGAATTGA
- the LOC105229077 gene encoding protein suppressor of underreplication yields the protein MYHFMATCAPEPLELSEKVQIPGHVRQYLKDFQLETIRFLHKHLANRDFCILNDESGLGKCVSTAVYLGAIAKNKTCLIVVQNDDELVASWQFHFDVLTNLTVGVLGSNTGILESPPNVVIAKWATLRSTIDGNKCNYDYIIIDNRGQMMSNNFCMSMLLSNYEHKVNLIISSNDVTSDLKLLHNSLRLGGRLEHQYEQFKVFEAKYKLPDSKDVLNKIADLEQYFLKREMISDFCKDFRLRRYRHQYEDELPLVDAERYKINLDLWRSNSSQKSNDNVNNLNANSETPTEELFNQALALDREITHIIDGQKAEALVMANNEASDDALSMSPLLIDSDSCNSDDAEAVVDITNQEISLPPQNKSAAPDIYEFVDLSTEKCSEEYVSSVSRAKPNTAKKTTETRSNSRSPVQKSNNIKTIVIKDTEEIDSGKELTKSQLNRKKTKLQASKKVLEKKTNGKPADKNDNQNEGLNTRVEEKATKVNDSNKNATVAKRQMRNKNVMKQNVVTESQTSQVKANNTDTITTTKRRTLKQPEKYVKQTANKIISTDKTKLATTAKQKNLDQSHKNEETLKTTDKAVERTSPSKLNQAKLNTDKSVRGKDQTLDEKTAVSKEKEVKPKQNVSELIETPRRLRQTRGDKTDVRKDKEAVTTEKVTPAIVESRNTTKKAPESDKVNENKSAKNSPKDSPKDVVVKQNVKPKSKNNTRVDVPTTPTVRNTRSMQRQTRSTDAGRSKYMKSPLILDDNRKPKRKRARLEDCAKAGTKAQQEDESSSVEAETTSKRKKNEKEKIATENNSNASGKTAQGKSKKRQTNNKIIDTTDSAILPCSGNTEDMQCGQKIIADTHSDDGFLRPPTPVRNIRNSEPKNLLPTPISINDSEVVFVPCTDAPHKNQSIVVLSSSTDEGSLSSQHSAQSRRTRALKQKTALKRPATDITNTSPLPTTPTFGELLAKQRMQRKSPDLFSASTELGLTCTQQTACDRHDGVETFQGFKIFGSEVKQIQQQNAHTAGGKKSKQMLSRGRSCLNILEKMFDTPAAEATVAASTAQAQTQTQTQPKTKTTNTQKSTKKAPDSKLVKRATRGSQPVMPTLPNAVSATQQQHEKSKQTQNNDTATNQVISGALVDEEIFEITNNDAFGSVMRINSNGEISPVQTTARGLQPTQHNKITNYLIGTTQLTPTEATMDERTPSKRTQTPLSGTVTRRSPKNKSTQSTKLTKWFQKNGALNDLQANATQNDPNRNTMAKRLKRRCLELSFRN from the exons ATGTATCATTTTATGGCCACATGTGCGCCTGAGCCATTGGAGTTATCGGAAAAAGTTCAAATACCAGGCCACGTACGACAATATCTTAAGGACTTCCAATTAGAGACGATTCgttttttacataaacatttagcTAATCGAGATTTTTGTATATTGAACGATGAGAGTGGCTTGGGCAAATGTGTGTCAACTGCTGTGTATTTAGGTGCAATAGCCAAAAATAAAACATGTCTTATTGTTGTTCAAAATGATGATGAACTTGTGGCTAGTTGGCAATTTCACTTCGATGTACTTACAAATCTAACCGTTGGAGTTTTGGGTTCGAATACGG GCATCTTGGAATCACCGCCAAATGTAGTCATAGCGAAATGGGCTACTCTGCGTTCAACAATTGATGGAAACAAATGTAATTATGATTATATTATTATCGATAATCGAGGCCAAATGATGAGTAATAACTTCTGCATGTCTATGCTCTTGAGTAACTATGAACATAAAGTCAACTTAATAATATCTAGTAACGATGTAACG TCTGATTTAAAATTGTTACATAACTCGCTGCGTCTGGGTGGGCGTTTGGAGCATCAGTATGAACAGTTTAAAGTTTTTGAGGCGAAATACAAATTGCCCGACTCGAAGGATGTACTTAATAAAATTGCAGATTTGGAACAATATTTCTTAAAACGTGAAATGATAAGTGATTTTTGCAA AGATTTCCGGTTACGGCGTTATCGACATCAGTATGAAGACGAGCTGCCGCTTGTGGATGCAGAACGATATAAGATAAATTTGGATTTGTGGCGTTCCAATAGCTCACAAAAATCGAATGATAATGTCAACAATTTAAATGCGAATTCTGAAACGCCGACTGAAGAACTGTTCAATCAAGCATTAGCGCTAGATCGGGAAATAACGCACATTATAGATGGACAAAAGGCTGAAGCGTTGGTAATGGCAAATAATGAGGCTTCGGACGATGCGCTTAGTATGTCACCGCTTTTAATCGACTCTGACTCATGCAATAGCGATGACGCCGAAGCAGTTGTCGACATAACAAACCAAGAAATCAGTTTGCCCCCTCAAAATAAATCAGCAGCTCCCGACATTTATGAATTTGTTGACTTATCAACTGAGAAATGTTCGGAGGAATATGTGAGTAGTGTTAGCAGAGCTAAACCGAACACTGCAAAAAAAACGACTGAAACTCGATCGAATTCTCGATCGCCTGTgcagaaaagcaacaacataaaGACAATTGTAATAAAAGACACAGAAGAAATCGACAGTGGCAAAGAATTGACTAAAAGCCAACTCAACCgaaaaaagacaaaattacAAGCTTCCAAAAaggttttggaaaaaaagacAAATGGAAAACCAGCAGATAAAAATGACAATCAAAATGAAGGTTTGAACACCCGCGTTGAAGAGAAAGCCACCAAGGTGAATGatagcaataaaaatgcaacagTTGCAAAACGTCAAATGAGAAATAAAAACGTAATGAAGCAAAATGTTGTTACGGAAAGTCAAACGTCACAGGTTAAAGCTAATAATACAGATACAATTACCACAACTAAACGCAGAACTTTGAAACAACcggaaaaatatgtaaaacaaaccgcaaataaaataatatccaCTGATAAAACGAAACTTGCCACTACAGCGAAGCAAAAGAATTTGGATCAGTCAcataaaaatgaagaaacacTAAAAACAACTGATAAAGCGGTGGAGCGTACTAGCCCTAGCAAATTAAATCAAGCTAAGCTGAATACTGATAAGTCAGTAAGAGGAAAAGACCAAACACTCGATGAAAAAACCGCTGTGTCGAAGGAAAAAGAAGTAAAACCCAAGCAGAATGTTAGTGAATTAATAGAGACCCCTAGACGTTTAAGGCAGACAAGAGGCGACAAAACTGATGTTCGAAAAGACAAGGAGGCTGTGACAACTGAAAAAGTTACTCCAGCTATAGTCGAGTCTAGAAATACTACAAAAAAGGCACCGGAAAGTGATAAGGTCAATGAAAATAAATCTGCAAAAAATTCACCGAAAGATTCACCAAAAGATGTTGTCGTAAAACAAAATGTCAAAccgaaatcaaaaaataacACACGCGTAGATGTGCCAACGACACCAACCGTGCGAAATACCAGAAGTATGCAACGCCAAACGCGATCCACGGACGCCGGAAGAAGTAAATACATGAAATCGCCACTGATACTAGATGATAATAGAAAACCGAAAAGAAAACGAGCTAGACTAGAAGATTGTGCCAAGGCTGGAACTAAGGCTCAGCAAGAAGATGAAAGCTCATCGGTTGAAGCAGAAACAACAAGCAAACGCAAGAAAAACGAGAAGGAAAAAATAGCAACTGAGAATAATAGTAATGCAAGCGGGAAAACCGCGCAGGGTAAGAGTAAAAAGaggcaaacaaataataaaattattgatacCACCGATTCGGCCATACTGCCATGCTCCGGCAACACAGAAGACATGCAATGTGGTCAAAAAATAATTGCCGATACGCACTCAGATGACGGCTTTTTGCGACCACCAACACCGGTGCGCAACATACGTAATTCTGAACCAAAAAACCTTTTACCCACACCTATTAGCATAAACGATTCCGAAGTAGTATTTGTGCCATGCACAGACGCGCCGCATAAAAATCAATCGATTGTTGTCCTATCCAGTTCAACGGATGAGGGCTCACTTTCGTCTCAGCACTCTGCACAGAGCCGGCGAACACGTGCGCTGAAACAGAAAACGGCGCTCAAGCGTCCAGCAACGGATATTACCAATACCAGTCCATTGCCCACAACGCCCACTTTCGGCGAACTATTAGCCAAACAACGAATGCAACGCAAGTCACCGGACTTGTTCAGTGCGAGCACTGAACTTGGTTTAACTTGCACACAACAAACGGCATGCGATCGACACGATGGCGTAGAAACTTTTCAAGGCTTCAAAATATTCGGTTCGGAAGtgaaacaaatacaacaacaaaatgcgcaCACTGCTGGTGGCAAGAAATCAAAGCAAATGTTAAGTCGTGGACGCTCATGTTTAAATATACTCGAGAAAATGTTTGATACGCCCGCTGCGGAGGCCACAGTTGCTGCGTCGACTGCTCAAGCGCAAACGCAAACGCAAACGCaacctaaaacaaaaacaacaaacacacagaaATCAACAAAGAAAGCACCAGACAGCAAATTGGTGAAACGAGCGACCAGGGGTAGCCAACCGGTAATGCCAACACTGCCAAATGCAGTCTCCGCCACACAACAGCAGCAcgagaaaagtaaacaaacccAAAATAATGACACTGCTACAAATCAGGTGATTAGCGGTGCTCTGGTGGACGAAGAGATTTTCGAAATAACGAATAATGATGCTTTCGGCAGTGTGATGCGCATCAATTCAAATGGTGAAATATCGCCAGTACAGACAACCGCACGCGGCCTACAGCCAACACAACACAATAAGATCACGAACTATCTAATCGGTACAACGCAACTAACACCAACGGAAGCCACCATGGATGAGCGTACGCCAAGCAAGCGCACACAAACGCCACTGTCCGGCACAGTGACGCGCCGATCGccgaaaaataaatcaacacaATCAACCAAACTGACCAAGTGGTTTCAGAAAAATGGCGCGCTCAATGATCTCCAAGCGAATGCAACACAGAATGACCCCAACAGAAACACAATGGCTAAGCGTCTTAAGCGGCGTTGCCTAGAGTTATCCTTCAGGAATTGA